In Solanum lycopersicum chromosome 3, SLM_r2.1, the genomic stretch CCAACCACATGCTGTTATATAAACTCCAAAGAAAACTATATCTGATAATTGTTCCGCACTCCAACGCTAAAATCATATTACAGTTAACAACTCCACATGAGAGATCTGACTTGCCATCTAAACAAATAGAAGAGTCCAAACACTCAGTCACCATTTTGGGCTGCTGGATTTCTACCTTTAATCAGCTGCTTCAAACAGGAGAGAGACATTCAAAAACAGTAGGTTTTTATTAGCAAGACCAACTTGTCAAgatgaaatattaataatatgaacTAAAAAAATGGTGCCATCTCGTATGAAAACTTGAATGATCCCATTGAGCaggaaaaagtatcaaaatccCAATGCCAGGTTAGAAGATAGAACCTTATAGAAGTACTTCCTCCGCAGTTTGATGGCAGTCCGTACACACCTCTTGACCCGAATCTTTAACATATTGTCGTTGAATATCTGATACATGttcaacatataattattaGTAAATACTAACAATTTAACCCCAACTAATTTATAGTATTCATGTGATGCGTACATGTGTGTAAACTCCAAacaaattcataattcataagacATGCAaatacaaagagagagagagagagagagagagagagagggaggtGCCACAAAATAATTCAAGACTAACTTCCACATCGGATAGCACCAAGGTAAAATGAGGAGGCATCTGAAAAACCAGCCAAAATGACAGAATAATCAATCACCGCCCCTAAAGAAGATAACAACGCCATGTTCATGAAGTGAGGTGAAGTCCAAGGTCCATCAGCATGTTAATATAGTAAATTGATATATCAACGGTAGGACATACACACtttaaaatataacaagcatgataaaaataaaaataatctggCATCttcaaaatttacttttaaccCTTCAGCAGCAAATAGAGATGCATTAAGTTCCTGTTGACTACACTTGGACTTACATACACAAAGCAATTTTTAGGGAAGTAATGGTTAATCACGAGTTTATAGATACATCACAGCATGCTCATAAGTTACACAACTAAGGAGGAGGTTTCAGATGTAATGCCAAAACCTGACATTTTAGCATAATAACTAGCTAATGTTTTGGAAACACGTTCCACGAAACAATTAACGATATTAGTAGCTAAACCATCAGGatcaagtaaaatgaaaaacaaataaagaaataaataaagagaaatcTTCACTGCAACAAAATGTTTTTGTCTGTAGTAGTGTAATCTAGTGACTAGTTATAAGAAGATTTAATAGGAAACATACGCAAATTCTTGTGGAGTCCAAAACAAAAAGGAAGAGActaaataaacagaaaataagcACCACCACATAGAGTTGCTGAACTGATCACTTCACATTACCTTTCAAAATCAGAATGACACATAAACCAAAGTaattaacaatgaaaaaaaCGGAATCACACAATTAAAAGCATCCATTCAACGATCAGTATAAAACACAGTCGATGTTAAGTTAAATAAACCTGCCTTTATAAGATCATCAATTGAGTGAGTTTGTTTAATGATCTTCTGGTGATTCATGACAAGAATAGCTGCTACACAAAAAACTGGTAATTCATCAACAGTACTTCTTGTTGATGAGACTATATTAACACTGTGCATGCCACTACTTTTGGACCAAAAATTCTTTGTAAGACCACAAAATGGATGAGCTAAGGAAAGCTTCATCCCGTTGTTTGCAGAGACAGTACGCTCTCCACTTCCATGTTTAGAGGGTGAGTCATCCTTTGAATCACTATTGTTATTCTCAACAATTTCTTCTCCTGATTCAGCCTCAGATTCCTTTGGAATCTGAATGACCAATATTTCAGGGCAGTTCTCCTCAAGACGAAAAGCAACTGATTCATCAAAATCTGCAGCCCACATCATCTGCAAAGTCCAAATAAGTTAAGCAGATGAATAATAACACAAAACATCTaatgatacttttttttttgagaattggTAAACACAGAACATCTAATGATATTGAAGAGAAAGAAGACATGCTTGTGACcaaatggaacaaaaactatccatattaaatatcaataatattGCATGACAATCGTGTTGAATGGAATCTTAGTCATATGAGATCTCTGAACTCTATTTTCGCTCctttataattcttttccttttcctttctACAAATCTTCACAATGATATGTTTTTTAGAGTGTAGATGATGGATATACATATAGGATAAGCCAGTGGTGATAAATGGTAGAGAGCTTGAAGGGTGATACAGCTGTATCCCTGAAATGTTGAACAAGGCTAACTTAGCTGATTATATGGCTACTCCCAAAAGATGCTATAAAGCTAAATAGTAGATAGAGCTAAATTTGGGATGTATATTATTAATAGACATGGCAATGTACTTTTCAATCATCTCTTTGTCTATTCATAGGAAAATAGAAAGAGACGTAACACAGAAATTAGAACTCATTAAGAAAAGGGTCCAAGTATCAAATCCATCAAATTACAAGAAAACTGCTGACGCTATAGTACTTTTCCTGCTAAAGGGTTGGTGCTTCCTCATTAGGGCATGTCCTTTCACCTTGCAACTAACATTCCAATTGTCgataaaaacagaaacacaaacCTCCCACATACAAAGAACCTCATTAAAAGATAATTCTCGGCGGAAGAGCACCAACAGCATCCGGAAGGCGAAGTGAAGGCTTTCAGCACCTATGCTTGACAAATGAGAAAACATTTCACGATCTGTAAGTTCCACAATATGCCATAGAGCTTCCAATTGCTTCATGACACCAGTTGGCCCTTCCATCTGAAAGTTCTCACGCTGAAGAAAAGGAAACACTAAATAAAGTCACAAGCaccaaaagaaaaggaaaaacaatgaagaactaaagactgaaataaTGCATGAATTGTTGTTTCTGTACAGACCATTCTCCGTAGAAGCATCTCAAAGCACCAGAATGCATCAGCATTATCCTCAAACAGAACAACAAAAGGAGACAAGAGATCACTCATTCCTAGAAAATATAATAGAAGAAAATACAGGAATTACTTTAAGAGCTTTGAAATGATACAGCAAAAAGAACTAGAAGAAAAGGAACAACCTTGGCAATATCCCGTTGCCGGATCAACCCATGCATAAACAGCCAGGATATCTGACATTCTAGCCAAATTTTTTCTATCCTCATAGAATTCAAGATGGCTATCTGTTCTGACTACATCAACAACTAAAAGCCAAAAAGGAAATTCTATTTCAATACCATTAACATCGaggtaaaagaaataaattttctgTAGGAAAGAGGTGACCACTAATGCTGAACTTACCTATCTGATGTAATGTCCAGAGCCATTCCGACACCCTTTCATCACTGAAACCACCTCTTGGAGGTGTTCTCGCATTCATATTTGGTGTGTCGGGTGCATCAGATATTCTGAGTTTGGTAAGAATCTCTGTTTCACGTTCTTGGAATTTTCCAGACCATGACACTGAATCCGGCCCATTAGGATGAACCCTCTCAATTTCAGAGTTCAGGGAATGAGACACGTCATATGATGAGGAAACATTTGCTTCTGCGACTAGATCTGCATTATTATTTATTCTGAAACTGTGCATCTTGTCTTCTCCATATTTCAATTTACGCCTTGCTAAATTTCTCTTACCATATGACCTAtgaccttttttatttttgatactCTTTCCAAATAAATCAGTCACAGGTAAGGCAGGAAAATCAAAATAGTTCTCATTTACCGATTCTGATTGACATGCTTCACCCCCAAGTTCGTTGGATCGGCAGTAGTATGGACCCAAAGTAGGCACAGAAGAGAAAGAGTCCAATGCTGCCCCATCTGTGCTTCCCCTTGCACTTATAAGGTCACCGGAATCAGTAGAGCTTTCCTTTTGATGTGTATGTGGTGTGTCTATACAATTATTATCAAAATCACTGTAACTGTATAAATTGTCAGTATTTACATCAGAAGCTTGACTAATCTTGACATCAGCTTCTCTTTGGCAATCATCTTTGGAACTTGTTCTCATGTCCATGACCTTGGACCCAACAACATATGCAAGGGAACCAGTTCCTACACTGGAATGCATTGCTTGGCACTGCTTTATGAGGTCTCTGTAGCGTTCCCTGAGGAGATATTATGGATATACAGAAGTTCATATGTCAAAGTTCGTTATTTGGAAAAGTGAAAAAATCTCTCTTAGGTCCCTCTTTTTGCTCATGCAACTGGTACACTTtctatgacaaataaaattaccCCCTCTTTTAAaacacagaaaaagaaataacaaatgaAGGAATTAGAATCCTTTTCAGAACTAAGAAGTCCCTCGCACAATGGATATTTGAGAATAAAGCTAAGATAATTTGGTATGTCGGATATAACAAGCATGAGTCTGAGTCCTCTACAATGCATTGGACAACTTTGCTCGCATCTTTCATGAATAAATTACTATAATGGATATGCAGATGCTAAAAGTGAGGACAGAACAATTAAGTGGGGATGTGAGGGGTTTTCAGAAGGACAGATGAGCCATTAAAATGTTGGGATCAAGATACAATAGATTCCCCGAGGAAAAAGTGGGATGGGAGTCATTCTCTAAGACACTGAAGATGTTGAAGatataattcaataaataatacGAAGATTTTAGACAAGATATCAGTCttttctaaattattatatttattcctCTCTCTATCTCTTGCAGTCCTTTTtctatttgatataattttcgTCTCTCTGCCTCATTATTCTACTTCACTGGATTTCCTTTTTCTAGTAACAGCAATTTAAATGGAATCATCTGATGAAAGGAGTGACCCAGCTTGAACTTATGGAAGCAAAG encodes the following:
- the LOC101251361 gene encoding rab GTPase-activating protein 22-like isoform X1, whose amino-acid sequence is MSFDGAERPWKCGKGGTVNLQKVTSIVRDIGEPCLHQSLIKMSKMLKPDRWQTIFEKDGKVHGFRKVLKLIILGGVDPAIRPEVWEFLLGCYALGSSAEYRKQLRTARRERYRDLIKQCQAMHSSVGTGSLAYVVGSKVMDMRTSSKDDCQREADVKISQASDVNTDNLYSYSDFDNNCIDTPHTHQKESSTDSGDLISARGSTDGAALDSFSSVPTLGPYYCRSNELGGEACQSESVNENYFDFPALPVTDLFGKSIKNKKGHRSYGKRNLARRKLKYGEDKMHSFRINNNADLVAEANVSSSYDVSHSLNSEIERVHPNGPDSVSWSGKFQERETEILTKLRISDAPDTPNMNARTPPRGGFSDERVSEWLWTLHQIVVDVVRTDSHLEFYEDRKNLARMSDILAVYAWVDPATGYCQGMSDLLSPFVVLFEDNADAFWCFEMLLRRMRENFQMEGPTGVMKQLEALWHIVELTDREMFSHLSSIGAESLHFAFRMLLVLFRRELSFNEVLCMWEMMWAADFDESVAFRLEENCPEILVIQIPKESEAESGEEIVENNNSDSKDDSPSKHGSGERTVSANNGMKLSLAHPFCGLTKNFWSKSSGMHSVNIVSSTRSTVDELPVFCVAAILVMNHQKIIKQTHSIDDLIKIFNDNMLKIRVKRCVRTAIKLRRKYFYKLIKGRNPAAQNGD
- the LOC101251361 gene encoding rab GTPase-activating protein 22-like isoform X2, which translates into the protein MSFDGAERPWKCGKGGTVNLQKVTSIVRDIGEPCLHQSLIKMSKMLKPDRWQTIFEKDGKVHGFRKVLKLIILGGVDPAIRPEVWEFLLGCYALGSSAEYRKQLRTARRERYRDLIKQCQAMHSSVGTGSLAYVVGSKVMDMRTSSKDDCQREADVKISQASDVNTDNLYSYSDFDNNCIDTPHTHQKESSTDSGDLISARGSTDGAALDSFSSVPTLGPYYCRSNELGGEACQSESVNENYFDFPALPVTDLFGKSIKNKKGHRSYGKRNLARRKLKYGEDKMHSFRINNNADLVAEANVSSSYDVSHSLNSEIERVHPNGPDSVSWSGKFQERETEILTKLRISDAPDTPNMNARTPPRGGFSDERVSEWLWTLHQIVVDVVRTDSHLEFYEDRKNLARMSDILAVYAWVDPATGYCQGMSDLLSPFVVLFEDNADAFWCFEMLLRRMRENFQMEGPTGVMKQLEALWHIVELTDREMFSHLSSIGAESLHFAFRMLLVLFRRELSFNEVLCMWEMMWAADFDESVAFRLEENCPEILVIQIPKESEAESGEEIVENNNSDSKDDSPSKHGSGERTVSANNGMKLSLAHPFCGLTKNFWSKSSGMHSVNIVSSTRSTVDELPVFCVAAILVMNHQKIIKQTHSIDDLIKIFNDNMLKIRVKRCVRTAIKLRRKYFYKDC